A genomic segment from Vicia villosa cultivar HV-30 ecotype Madison, WI unplaced genomic scaffold, Vvil1.0 ctg.000218F_1_1, whole genome shotgun sequence encodes:
- the LOC131625495 gene encoding transcription factor MYB20-like, translating to MGRQPCCDKVGLKKGPWTAEEDKKLINFILTNGQCCWRAVPKLAGLLRCGKSCRLRWTNYLRPDLKRGLLSDYEEKMVIDLHAQLGNRWSKIASHLPGRTDNEIKNHWNTHIKKKLKKMGIDPVTHKILFTNEIEQPQTKSEQQHQQESSPIEEHDTNVVESENEKNKEPQNPETSFDSSTITEEQDQIMTPLFDSLELINEFLTEEVPIVKPDEIIVPCVPSSSSTTTITTTSSSSSSNSSNFLEDLLLPDFDWSHDNNNNIENSENNNNDINVALWDDDFIRDWDFVINDDDNGDRKQVFDAPQNQYPRVVMDSESWAYGLF from the exons ATGGGAAGACAACCTTGTTGTGACAAAGTTGGTCTGAAAAAAGGTCCATGGACagctgaagaagataaaaagCTCATCAATTTCATCCTCACTAATGGCCAATGTTGCTGGAGAGCTGTCCCTAAGTTAGCAG GGTTATTAAGGTGTGGAAAAAGTTGCAGACTTAGATGGACAAATTACTTAAGGCCTGATTTAAAGAGAGGACTTTTATCAGATTATGAGGAGAAAATGGTCATTGATCTTCATGCTCAACTTGGCAACAG ATGGTCAAAAATTGCTTCTCATTTACCTGGAAGAACGGATAATGAGATTAAGAATCATTGGAATACACACATAAAGAAAAAGCTTAAGAAAATGGGAATTGATCCTGTTACACACAAGATATTATTCACTAATGAAATAGAGCAACCTCAAACAAAATctgaacaacaacatcaacaagaatCTTCCCCTATTGAAGAACATGACACAAACGTTGTTGAATCCGAGAATGAGAAAAACAAAGAACCACAAAATCCAGAAACCTCATTTGATTCATCAACCATAACTGAAGAACAAGACCAAATTATGACACCACTTTTTGACTCATTGGAACTAATAAACGAGTTCTTAACAGAAGAGGTTCCAATAGTAAAACCAGATGAAATTATAGTTCCATGTGtcccttcatcttcatcaactacAACTATAACTacaacatcatcatcttcttcttcaaattcatCTAACTTTCTTGAAGACTTGCTACTACCTGATTTTGATTGGTcacatgataataataataatattgaaaatagtgaaaataataataatgatattaaCGTGGCATTATGGGATGATGACTTTATTAGAGATTGGGATTTTGTGattaatgatgatgataatggtgaCAGAAAGCAAGTATTTGATGCTCCTCAAAATCAGTATCCAAGAGTGGTCATGGATTCAGAATCATGGGCCTATGGATTGTtttga